Proteins from a genomic interval of Pseudophryne corroboree isolate aPseCor3 chromosome 4, aPseCor3.hap2, whole genome shotgun sequence:
- the LOC134910832 gene encoding interleukin-17A-like, producing MAALVSVCSSAFLPEGYLSEVSPLDVPRDEDIPTEPRDRCTTRRSRRLPTSMTVDISVIDASYLGSRMGMEDLHTRSLSPWGYRLNTDPSRFPSVVAEAHCLRFTCVDWDGNESPELISYPIQQEILVLRREQKSCDYTYTLETELVTLGSPFSDKNGAVSRDSDPPAGAR from the exons ATGGCTGCCCTCGTGTCTGTCTGCTCATCGGCCTTCCTACCAGAGGGGTATCTCTCTGAGGTCAGTCCCCTGGATGTGCCCAGGGATGAGGACATCCCTACAGAGCCCAGAGACAGATGCACAACGCGGAGAAGCCGGCGGCTACCTACCAGCATGACCGTGGACATCAGTGTCATTGATGCCAGTTATCTGGGCAGTAGGATGGGGATGGAGGACCTTCACACCCGCTCTCTGTCACCCTGGGGTTACAG ACTGAATACAGACCCCAGCagattcccttctgtggtggcagaAGCGCATTGTCTCAGGTTTACCTGTGTGGACTGGGACGGCAATGAGAGCCCAGAGCTGATCTCCTATCCGATCCAGCAGGAGATATTGGTTCTacgccgggagcagaagtcctgtgACTACACCTACACGCTGGAGACTGAGCTGGTCACACTGGGGT ccccattttcggacaaaaacggggctgtttccagggATTCTGATCCGCCTGCCGGagccaggtga